Proteins co-encoded in one Brassica rapa cultivar Chiifu-401-42 chromosome A02, CAAS_Brap_v3.01, whole genome shotgun sequence genomic window:
- the LOC103868210 gene encoding serine/arginine-rich-splicing factor SR34 has product MSSRSSRTIYVGNLPGDIREREVEDLFSKYGPVVQIDLKIPPRPPGYAFVEFEDPRDADDAIHGRDGYDFDGHCLRVELAHGGRRSSNDARSSGSRGGGRDGGDRGRGPSRRSEFRVLVSGLPSSASWQDLKDHMRKGGEVCFSQVYRDGRGTTGIVDYTSYEDMKYAIKKLDDTEFRNAFSRGYVRVREYDSRRDSRSPSRGRSYSKSRSRSRSRSRSRSPKAKSSRRSPAKSTSRSPRSRSKSRSPPPRGSRSRSRSPLPSVQKEASKSPSKLSQAKSPMRSRSKSRSRSPSR; this is encoded by the exons ATGAGCAGCCGTTCGAGTAGAACTATATACGTGGGGAACCTTCCAGGCGATATACGcgagagagaggttgaagattTGTTCAGTAAG TATGGACCTGTTGTTCAAATCGACCTGAAGATCCCACCAAGGCCTCCTGGCTATGCCTTCGTCGAG TTTGAGGATCCTCGGGATGCTGATGATGCTATTCATGGCCGTGATGGTTATGACTTTGACGGCCATTGTTTACGG GTGGAGCTAGCACATGGTGGGAGGCGTTCATCTAATGATGCTCGTAGTAGTGGCAGTCGTGGCGGAGGTCGTGATGGTGGAGACCGTGGGCGTGGACCATCTAGGAGATCTGAGTTCCGTG TTCTTGTATCAGGTTTGCCTTCATCTGCTTCCTGGCAAGACCTCAAG GATCACATGCGTAAAGGAGGAGAAGTCTGTTTCTCTCAAGTCTATCGTGATGGTAGAG GTACAACTGGAATTGTAGATTACACCAGCTACGAGGACATGAAGTATGCG ATTAAAAAGCTCGATGACACTGAGTTTAGGAATGCTTTTTCTCGTGGATATGTCCGG GTTCGAGAATATGATTCAAGGAGGGATTCGAGAAGCCCCAGCCGTGGAAGATCTTATTCTAAGAGCCGCAGCCGTAGCCGCAGCAGAAGCAGGAGCAGGAGCCCAAAGGCTAAATCTTCGCGTAGATCGCCTGCAAAATCTACGTCAAGATCCCCTCGTTCCCGCTCAAAGTCAAGGTCACCACCTCCGCGAGG ATCTCGTTCAAGGTCAAGATCTCCTCTGCCTTCT GTTCAGAAGGAAGCAAGTAAGAGCCCTAGCAAGCTGAGTCAAGCCAAGAGCCCTATGCGTAGCAGGAGCAAGAGCAGAAGCAGGAGTCCATCTCG gtaa
- the LOC103868209 gene encoding co-chaperone protein p23-1 isoform X2, whose translation MSRHPEVKWAETTDKIFLTVVLADSKETKVNLLPEGVFDFSAKAGPENHAYELKLELHDKVNVDESKINIGVRSIFCIIEKAEPERWNKLIRGGKAPHYVKIDWDKWVDEDDEGSAGAGDMDMGGMGGMDFSSLAGMGGMGGMPGMGGMGGMPGLEGLGGMGGLGGMGGMGGMEEFEDSDDEEETAKPGDKKDEAVKEEAKPVDVK comes from the exons ATGAG TCGTCATCCCGAAGTGAAGTGGGCAGAGACCACTGACAAGATATTCCTCACCGTAGTGTTAGCTGATTCCAAGGAGACTAAAGTTAATCTCCTCCCAGAAGGAGTCTTTGATTTCTCTGCAAAAGCTGGTCCTGAAAACCACGCTTATGAGCTTAAACTCGAGCTTCACGATAAAGTCAACGTGGAT GAAAGCAAAATCAACATTGGAGTGAGAAGCATATTCTGCATAATAGAGAAGGCAGAGCCGGAAAGGTGGAACAAGCTAATCCGTGGAGGGAAGGCGCCACACTATGTCAAGATTGATTGGGACAAGTGGGTAGATGAGGACGATGAAGGCAGTGCTG GTGCTGGAGATATGGATATGGGAGGAATGGGTGGAATGGATTTTTCG AGCTTGGCCGGAATGGGTGGAATGGGCGGTATGCCCGGTATGGGTGGAATGGGCGGT ATGCCCGGACTTGAAGGACTTGGTGGCATGGGTGGACTTGGCGGCATGGGAGGTATGGGAGGAATGGAAGAGTTTGAAGACAGTGATGATGAAG AAGAAACCGCAAAACCAGGAGACAAGAAAGATGAAGCCGTCAAGGAGGAAGCGAAACCAGTAGATGTTAAGTGA
- the LOC103868209 gene encoding co-chaperone protein p23-1 isoform X1, with amino-acid sequence MSRHPEVKWAETTDKIFLTVVLADSKETKVNLLPEGVFDFSAKAGPENHAYELKLELHDKVNVDESKINIGVRSIFCIIEKAEPERWNKLIRGGKAPHYVKIDWDKWVDEDDEGSAGAGDMDMGGMGGMDFSSLAGMGGMGGMPGMGGMGGMPGMGGMGGMPGLEGLGGMGGMPGLEGLGGMGGLGGMGGMGGMEEFEDSDDEEETAKPGDKKDEAVKEEAKPVDVK; translated from the exons ATGAG TCGTCATCCCGAAGTGAAGTGGGCAGAGACCACTGACAAGATATTCCTCACCGTAGTGTTAGCTGATTCCAAGGAGACTAAAGTTAATCTCCTCCCAGAAGGAGTCTTTGATTTCTCTGCAAAAGCTGGTCCTGAAAACCACGCTTATGAGCTTAAACTCGAGCTTCACGATAAAGTCAACGTGGAT GAAAGCAAAATCAACATTGGAGTGAGAAGCATATTCTGCATAATAGAGAAGGCAGAGCCGGAAAGGTGGAACAAGCTAATCCGTGGAGGGAAGGCGCCACACTATGTCAAGATTGATTGGGACAAGTGGGTAGATGAGGACGATGAAGGCAGTGCTG GTGCTGGAGATATGGATATGGGAGGAATGGGTGGAATGGATTTTTCG AGCTTGGCCGGAATGGGTGGAATGGGCGGTATGCCCGGTATGGGTGGAATGGGCGGTATGCCCGGTATGGGTGGAATGGGTGGAATGCCCGGACTTGAAGGACTTGGTGGCATGGGTGGAATGCCCGGACTTGAAGGACTTGGTGGCATGGGTGGACTTGGCGGCATGGGAGGTATGGGAGGAATGGAAGAGTTTGAAGACAGTGATGATGAAG AAGAAACCGCAAAACCAGGAGACAAGAAAGATGAAGCCGTCAAGGAGGAAGCGAAACCAGTAGATGTTAAGTGA